ATGTGGCCTGCCAGAGACCTTGTAAACATACTTAGTTTAGTAATTCACAGCCGTTTCACTGATAAAAATACcttttctgggccgggcgcgaggtcaggagatcgagaccacggtgaaaccccgtctctactaaaaatacaaaaaaaaattagctgagcgcggtggcgggcgcctgtagtctcagctactcggagaggctgaggcaggagaatggcgtgaacctgggaggcggagcttgcagtgagccgagatcgcgccactgcactccagcctgggcgacagagcgagactccgtctcaaaaaaaaaaaaaaaaaaaaaaaaaaaaaaaaaaaaaaaccttttctgcAGGCAGAGCGCCCGAATGTGTGCCAGAGCAGAAAGCTTGTTTTCCCCGCAGCAAGCTTGGCCCTGCGCTGCTCCTGGGAGCCGGCTCCTGGGGGCTTCAGCTGCGGTGACAGAGGTGTGGGGCTCAGGACTCGAGATCCACAGCCCCCCGCTCTCAGAGCCCGCCTGGCCAGCTGAGCTCACATTTGGGTGAAGTTCTGGAGTTAAGGCCCAGCTGAGTGATTCAGCTCTCAGCACCCTGCAGCCAGTGTCCCCATTGTCCCTGGGGGCCATTGCCCCCACACAGGCTTTGGTGAGGCCTCTGGAGCTTTGTCCTCAGCATGGGGCCTGGCCAACAGCAACTCATCATAAGGGACGCGGCTGTCATCCTCGGCTCCTGTCTGCAGCCTCACTAAGAGGTGCCTGGGTCTCACCCTGGCCCGGGAGCAGGCCCTGGGAGTGGGGTGGCCCCTGAGCTGAGCCTGAGTGCCCAAGACGGGCTCACAGCGACCTAGGGGACGGCAGAAGCCGCTCCTCCCACCCCTGCTAGGCTCTGTCCCTGCTGTGCGTTTCACCTTCACACAGGCCTGGCCCTGTCTGCAAAATGGGGAAGGCCCAACGGTGGTTCTGCATGACCAACCACGACCCCGGGCACCCGCACTGCCCTGTCCTGTGCTCTAGATACTGAGCCCAGTGCCACACACGGCTCCAGGCCGAGCCTCCAGCTCTGATTCCAACATCTTGGGGCCCATCTTTGGGCCTCCCCCAACGCCCCAGGTCCACAAGCGTGATTTGCACACAGTCCCCTGAAGCCACATTGCCTGGGCCCTGTCCCTGTTAGGGGCGTTTTCCTAGCCTCACCCCTGAGGTCCTCAGCTCCTCCTGGCTTGGGCTCCCCCAGGCCTGGACCTGGGAACCTGGGGGTGGTGAGCAAGAGGGACCCACTGGCCTGCACCCCCTGCCGGTGGGGGACCCACACCAGATGCAGGATAAGGCCCATCTCACTCACATCCCTGGTCACCGAAGCCCACAAGGGGACCAGGGATGAGGCCACCTGGAAGGATAAAGACGTAAGGACCAGGACATGCGTTGTGTCCAGGGCAGTGACTTGGCCAGCAGGATGGCGCTGGGCACGAGGACCCGAGCCTGGCCAGCCCCTCCTGGGGGAAAGCAAGCCTCAGGCAGGGTGTCGGAGCAGGCCTGGGTAGCCAGCAGCACCTCTGTTCCACAGGGGTCTTCCCAGGACCCCAGGCAGCTGCTGCGGCCAGGGAGGTCCTAGCCATGCTGCAGGTGGGAAGACAGGCTCCGGGGGGATGGGTCTACCCGGCGCAGACGCTGGGACAGTGTGGTGTGGCAGCCTGAGCGACCCCAAAGCCCGGTCCCAGGATAGTGCGGCCTGCTTGGAGACCCTTGTCTCCCACCAAGTGTTCAGGCGTGGCTTTGGACATCCCATCCCAGTGAGTGGGCATCCAACACTCACTTCCTGGTCAGTGTAGACAGAGGTGGAGGGAGGGCTGCCCCCTGAGGACTTGGGGCAGGTTCTGAACTGACCGGGCCAAGCTGACCTGGGCTGAACACCAGGCTGGGTGTGAACAACAGACGCTCTGGGCCAGTGGTACCCTCTCCTGCCTGGGACCTTCCCCAGTGCCCCCATCCTCATGCGTGGGCCCTGTCCATCCCCATTTCTTGAGAGCTGCAGGCTGCCACACCTTGACAGCGGGGAGGGCAGGGCTTCCCGTCCCTCTGGAGTCTCTCCAGCCATAGGAGCACACTGGCGGCCGTAGGCTTCAAGCACTGCAGGGCCAGGGTGGGGCCCTCGGAGCTCCTCCCAGGGGGTGAGTTCTGCTGAGCTCctcctgcacctggccaggaatggGGTGGGGAATTCCCTGTGCTTGGGACTGGAGTCTCAGGGTCCAGGGCAAGGCAGGGAACGGGAACTTGGGGGTTCGGCTGAATGCAGGGGGGCTGCTGGCTGAGTGCTGGGGGCTGCTGGCTGAGTGTTGAGGGCTGCTAGCGGGGGAGCTGATGGCCAAGCTTCGTGATTTCCTGGTCAGCCTGCACAGGCTGGAGAGGGAAGTGGGAGGAAGAGAGCCAAACCCATGCCTGGCTGCTCTGGGGGTCTTGGGCAGCCTCCAGCCCAGGAGAGAAGACAAGGCAGTCACTCAAGGCACTGAAAACAACGGCCTCTTTTACTGTTAAAATGCAGCCACAGGTGCTCAGCCACAGGCATCTCAACCACCGGCCTCCGGGCCCATGTCCAGCCTCTGTCCTCTGCCTTCCATTCTTCGACAGTGTTCCCGGCATCCCTGGTCACTTGGTACTCGGCGTGGGCCGCCTGTGCTGCTCCAGCAGCTCCTCCAGGTGGTCGGCCCGCTTCACCGCAGCCTGCAACACACCACAGGGTCAGGCCTGCTCCCGGCCCTGAGGTCCGGCAGGGCTGGCCACAGGAACTCACCTCGTGCTGTGTCCGGAGGCTGCTCACGGCCTCCTCCTTCCTCGCGAGGGCTGTCTTCACCCTGTGGGTGGTACCTGGTAGGCTTCAGCGTGGCCCCCGCCCCATGGCCCCAGACTGGCCTGCAGCGCACAGGGTGCACGGGGCAGCTGCCTGGTCAGCCTGGTCCCAGCCCTGCTGACCACGACTCCTGTGGCTGGCCCAGACAGCTGTCCAGGCAACCCACCTGCTGTGAGTCAGGACCCAACACAGGCCACTGGAGTGTAACCCTGGCCACACCTGGGGAGGCCTGGTACCCAGATGGGGTGGGAAGCCTCGCCCACACCCACCTCTCAGCCCGTGGCAGCAGTCGGCACAGGAAGGATGCAGGACCCCAGTGGAGGGAGCTCGCTGGGAACCTTACAGCGCCCCAGCTCTTTCAGCGCCTGTCCACCCAGCCCAGGGCCCCGGGAGCTGCCTCCCTGGAGAACTTGCCAGGCCCAGACCTGACCCACTCGGGTGCCCCAACAGGGATGGCCAACACCCCAGACTAAGCACCAGGGAGGAAAACAGATCTAGGTCTCCTGGGCCCCAAACACGGAACCCACACCACCCTCTGCCTACAAGGCCCTGTCTCTGCATCTCTTGGCCTTCCTCAGCCACAGCCTCCTGGGGCTTGGAGCTGCAGAGGTCCTGCCCGCTCCCCTGCCCTGCCTGTCTCCAGCCCTGCAGCCCTGGCCGCCCACCTCCGGTGCAcctcctccagctccagctgcTGGCGGGCCTGCAGCGCGGCCAGCTCGGCCTTGGCCTGCCGCGTCTCCTCCTCAGAAGCTGCCAGCCGGTCCTCGAACTCCTGGCGGATTACCTGGGCCAGGTTGCTGCGCTCGCTAGAAAGTTGCTCGTTCACCTGGGTAGGCACAGGAGGCAGTGAGCCGGCTGCCAGCGAGTGACTGCGTGCATGCAGGAGGGGCCTGGGGGTGCCCATTGCCCACCTGACACCCGCCCACTCACCGCCTGCGCATCCTCCAGAGCCCGCTCCTTCTGCCGCACGAGGCCCTGCAGACGCAGATTCTcgccctcggcctccccaagCTGGCCCTTCAGCTCCAAGCACCGCTCCTGAAGCTTCCGCTCCGACTGCTCCAGCTCGGAGAGCTCTGCCTCGTACTTGTCCCGTAAGCGCTTGATGCTGGAGTTGGGGGGAGGGCAGGGTCACTCCAGCCCAGTCACACACGGGTCCTCGTGCCTCGGCTCCTGGGCCTCCTGAGCTGGTGACCCAGCTGTGCCCCACTCGTGGCCGGTCCTTACCGGCTCTCGGCAGCCTTCTCACTCTCCTCCTTGGCCAGTGCCATGTCAGCCTCCAGCCGGTGAACGACCAGCTCAATCTCCTTGTCCCGGCCTTTCCGGATTTCTTCCCTCAGCTCCTGTTCCCGGTTCAGCAGCCACGCCTCCTGGGGGGACACGCGCTGCCTGGGGGTTGCCACCCAGAGCCAGCCCGCGGGGCCAGGGCCAGCCTCAGGGGGTCCTGGGGGGCTCCAGGTTCTGAGCCACAGGGGAGCAAGGGGCCTTCCCCCTCTCCAGACCCCCGTCCCGGGATGCGCTACGTCGTGTCATCAGGACCCAGTGTGGGAATAGGCATACCAGAGATCGTCATGATGCACAGCCCAGGGTCCCCTCCCTCAGAGACCCACAGCCCACGATGACCTGAGGCCACCTTCTGCTACCAGATGGGATGGGAAAGTTGGACTTGTGTGTTgctgagggcagggcctgggccccCAAGCCCGGGCATTCAGAGCCTAAGCTGGCAGCCTCTTGGAAGCCTCTGAAAACTCCCAGAGTTTCACGTGCCCAGCCCTGGACCCCACAAGCCTATGTCGGGAGCATGCTCCTGGGCCCAGAGGCGTCCACTGCCAAAGCCTGCCTGGCTGCTGGGTGACATCCCGGCCCACCAGGGTGTGAAACCAGGTGACGGGCAGGGTCAGCCTGGACTGTGGCCTCACGGCGGGCATGGGTGGTGAGAATGTGTGTGGGACTGTCACCGTGGCAGAGTCCACCCCCGCAGAAGGCCCCAGAGGCTAAGGGGGGGCCCCTGTTGTACGTGTGCCTCTCTGTACATCTGAGTGTCAGGGGGCTGGTCATGGGGCGCAGGGGTGTAGCAGCCCCTAGCGAGGGGGGCAACGCCTGTTCTCGGACCACAGAGGATGCACTCCAGGCACCCTTGATCCTTCCAGAGCCCACGCACAAGATGGGCTGAAAGCAGCACACTCAGCGTCAGTTCAGACGACAACCCCAAGCAGCCAGATGTGACTCCCAGAAACGAGCCCCCAGGATGCCACAGCAGCAGCAAAACCCACCCGGGGCAGCCCCCGACCCCTGCCCACCTGGGCGCCCAGGCCCCCACCTCCTTCCTGGCGCAGCCGGCCTCCCACGCCTGCCTCTCTAGCTCCAGCTGCTGCTTCAGAGCCTTCAGCTCCATCTGGGGGGCAGACATAAGAGGCCAGTCAGTCCCACCCCGCCCAGCCCCCTGGCCAGGCCCTGCACAGCCCTCCGGCAGTAGACCTGGTGCCGGCGCTCCTGCTCCTCCCTGCCCTTCTCAAACTCGGCCTTCAGGGTTCGGGTCAGCGCAGAGCTGCTCTCCTCCAGCTGCTGCCTCAGCTCCTCCAGCTCCGCCCGCTGCCTACAGCCAGGGAGGAGTCAGCAGGTGAGGGGTCACCAAGTAAGGAGTCAGGGATGGGAGAGGCCAGCGGGTGAGGGGTCCGGTGGGAGGGGTCAGCCAGCTAGGGGGTCCCTGAGAGAGGGCGTGGTGCCCCCAGGCGGCACCTTGCTGCCTGCTGGCCCAGCCGCTCCCTCTCCTCAGCCACCTCGCTGTACAGCCGCTGCCGTTGCTGCTGCAGCGCCCACTGCTCCTGCTCCAGGTGCTGCTGGAACCTGTGGGACGGTCAGGACTGGCTCTCGGGGGCAGGGACGGGGGTCCCAGGACCCACCCACCGCAGGGGCACGGGCCAACCACAGGCCTGACTCAGAGCTGGAGAGCAGCCCTCCGgggccctgcccctccccctcgGCAGTCAAGGCCCCTCAAAGCCACCACCCGGGGGCAGGCAAGGCCACAAGGGCCTTGCCCATCAGCCAAGCGCGGCAATTCCCTGAGCTCCAGGCCCTCGTGGCGCTTTGGGAAGTGGCTGTGGAGCCGAGTCCAGGCTCCCTTTTCCCTCAGCCCTTGTGCCGGTCTCACCCTGTTCAGCGTTGCCCCACGGGCATGGAGGGCAGGAGGCAGGTGCCTGGTGGGGCCTTATCCACCTCCCCTGCCTCCGGCCTGAGGGTGCCAGGTGCCTGGCTCCGTGACCTGAGCAAGCTCGTGCCAGGGCCTCGTCCTGACCCCACCTTTGGGGAGAGACCGGGGGACCAGCCAAGCTGCATGTGGGGAGGACCGGCCACGACAGGCAACAGGGTGGATAGGAGAGGGTGGCTTCCAGGCTGTCCTGGTGGCACAGACAGTGCAGGAGGGGCTGCCACTGGCCCCTGTGGCCCACAGATCCTGACCACCACTGGGCATGTCACCAGCCCCCAGGGCTCAGGACGCAAGAGCAGCAGTCACCCCTCAGACCCCAGGCCAAGGGAGTGAATGAGAGAGACCGTCCCTGGGCCCCAAGGTCAGAGCTGGAGGGGCCTCGAGGCCGCCTATCCATGGGTCAGCTGCTCTGGGGCCAGTTCTGAAAGAGTGGATGTCTTATGGGGGGTCCGAGCCCTGACCCTGGGAAAACACCCGTGCGGAACCTGCAGACCTCTGTGGGCATGGACTGCAGACACAAGCCCGAGGACATTGGCCCGGCTGAGGCTGGGCCCCAAGGGCCACTCCAGGGCCAAGTGCCCTGCGTCCTCCCTGGATGCTGCACTAAGACCCTCGCCCACCTCTACGTGGGAACCCCACTCCGGCCTTCGAGGATTCCGACTCCCCGCCCTGAGGGTCCTGGCCCCACTGGCCTGGGGCCACCACCCACCGCTGCCGAGCACGCTCGCGCTCCTGCTGGCCCAGCGCCTCCTTCTCCCGCTCCAGTTGCTCCCGCAGCTCCTCGGCCTGGCGCAGGCAGCGCTGCGAAGCCCGCTCATCCGACTGCAGCAGCTCCGCCTCGTGCAGGCTCTTGAGCCTCCGCACTTCCTGCTTGTGCCTGGCAATCAGCTTCTGGATCTCGGGCTCCAGACCTGGGGGCAGAGCACTGGCTAGGGCCATGTCCAGCTAGGGTGGGCCCGGGAAGTCCAATCCTGGCACAAGACCAGCCTGTCTCAGGCCCAGAGGGGACCCCGCCCACCCCGGGCCTCCTTGGATCCAACCCAAAGCACAGCTGAGTCTGATGCCCACGAGGTGGGGAAGAGGCCCCCATAGGGCCACGGCGCCTCTCCCAGCCTGTGGGGCTCAGGGCTCCCAACATTCCTGGTGCTACCACTGATGGCTCCCAGGCACCCTGGCAGAAGGTGTCCAGAGCGAGAGGACCAGGCCTCAGGGAGCCCTGCACATCATCCAAGGGTCCGAGGCCCCTTCAGACCCCAACACCCACCAGCCTCCTGCCCCATCCCCCGCCTGCACCTGCCTCCTCCTGTGGCTCACTCTGCTTCCCCTGGCAGGGCCCACGTGCCACAGTCGTCCACGAACTCCCAATCTCCCCTAGCCCAACCCTGAGGAAGTGAGGCACTGAGCCCCCTCGTTTCAGGCAACTGCCTGGGTGCTGGGGGCCGGGCCAGGCTCCTGTGTGGAGCCCACCTGCCCCCCGGATCATGGCAGAGGCCGCAGCGGAGGCCGTGACGGGGGTGGTTGGGGCATGAGTGTTCACCTCTGCCCAGGAGGGTCTCAGACTACATGAATGCTTGAAGTGATGGCTCTCTCAAAAGAAGCCCTGGCCGCAGCGCCCACCCCATGCCTGGCCGGCTCGCGGGAGGGGATGGCCCACCTCGGACAGTGACCTCCTTGATCTTCTTGGTTTTCTCACTGATCCACTTCTCCCGGCGGGCTTTCTCAGTGGCACTCATTAATTCTTTGAGTTTTTTAATCTCCTACGAGCAGGAGAACAGGTCAGGAGGAAACGACGCGAAGGACACCCCCATCCCTTTGCCACCCTGTGGGCACAGGCAGGGCCGGGCTTCCAGGTCCACCAGCACAAGGCCGGCGCTCATGGTTGGGTGTGCGGCCCCGAGACACACACGCCAGCTCCAGAGCCACTGCTGCCCTCCCCAGCGCCTGGGGCCAGGCTGGAGGCCCAGGCCCACCCTGCCACACACCTTGGCGGCCTGAGAAATGGGAGGGCAGCCATCAGCCTGCAGAGGCCCTGCCCCAGAGAAGGGTGCTGCTGCCTGTCGGGACGGCCCCAGAGCCTGCATTCTTCCATGTGACTGGCAGTCCTCAACCCCGGCTGTCAGCCACGGTCACATGCAGGGATTTTAAAATGCCAGTGCGATGCCCCACTCCAGAACCTGGGCTCGGGACCATCACTGCCCAAGCTGGTGGGAAGCAtagccagggaggctgaggcccccAGGGAGCCCACACAGCGGGAGGGGGCCAGGAGTCAGTGCTCCACCGACACCTGGTCAGTAGAGAGAGCAGGTCCCGTGGCCCAAGGACCTGGCAGCGGAgcaggccaggcagaggctccTGGGTCCACGGCTACTGTGCTTGGCCGGGCAGGGACTGTGCGTCCACATCTGTGACAGTAGGCCCATGGCCCTGCCCCAGAGCCTGGCAGCTAGAGAGGCAGGAGTGGACCAGCTGGGTGCCACAGTGCTCCCCCAGACAGCCCCACCCACCGCTGTGGCCCTGACACTCCGAGACAGGAATGAGGACTCCGAGTCCGGTCCTGTTCTGGGGGCTGTGCCGGCTGAGCCTGGCCTGTGAGCCAGGCCTGGGACGCCGTGCCGTGGGGAGCGAAGCCTCACCAGCTCGTGCTGCACCTGCGCCTGGGCCACACGCTCGGTGCATCTctggtcctcctgcttcagctcggCCACCACAGCCTCGCACTTTTCACTCAGGACCTTCTTGTCTTCAATCAGCTGTGTTGGGGACTGGAGGTGAGGTGCTGCACCAAGGCCCCAGCCCAGCAGGACCCCGGATGGAGGAGACCCTCCCAGCCTCCAAGGGAGGCTAAGAGCAGCCCTCCCCTGGGGCTGCCCCTCCTAGGTTTGTGGATGGACCCTGGGGCCAGTGGGAGGGCATGTGTGCAAACACGGGCCCAGGCCTGCATCCGCCGTCCTGTCCTCAGCTGGGGGACCCAGCGAATGGCAGAGAAGCCCCAGCCCACCCCATGCAGTGATGTCAGGGTCTTCCTGGGAGGAGGGTAGCTCTGCTGTGCCCAACACCCAGCCCCGGAGGAGGCCCACTGTCTGCCAAAGGGTGTCAGGACCACACCAGCCTCACTGCTGGCCCCAGGCCAGACCCCAGGTCAGGACACACCTGTGATGACCACCAAGCAGCCCCTGGAGGCCCCTATTGTCACAGACCCCAGACCTAGAGTTCTCTTCAGAACAGGATCCAACTGGGGCTGCGACTGAGCTGAGGGGTCGGCAGGACACCCCCACTACACTCACTCGGGGCAGCTCTGGGTAAAGACAGGAGTGCCCTCTCCAGGGCATGGATGGCTGGAAATGGCACGGGAAAGGCTTGGAATGCGTCCAGTGGACACCCATGTGACACCCAACAGAGGAAGAAGCTCACTGGCAGTGGGAAGTCCCTGGCTCTGGAAGGCTCTGGAAGTCTCCATGAGCCACGAGCTGGGTCCCGGCCTCTGCGGTCCCCGGGCCGCTCACCTGGTCAATGAAGGCCAAGTGCCGCTGGATGGTGGCCTCGTAGTGCTCTCTCTGCCGCTGCAGCTGCCGGCTCAGCGCCTTCTCTGTCTCCTTGACCCGCCGGACCGTGAGGTCTCGCTGCTGCGCCTGCAGGGtgtgggcagaggagggaggcacTAGGACCAGTGGGCCTGGCCTCAGCAGGTAGGAGGCTAGCAGGGCCCAGGATTAGCAGTGCCAGCTGCGTTACCAGCGCTCTCTGCAGCAGCAGCATGGCCTGCTTCTTCTCCTCCACCTCCAGCTTCAGCCGCATCACAGATGTGCTCACCTCGGACCCCAGCTCCAGGGGCCCCAGCCCCGCCGCTGGCACCCATCCCTGCAGACACAGCCGAGCGTCAGGCAGAAGCGGCAGAGGACAGGGGGGCAGCCAAGGACCTGACGCGATGCCCCTGCGGCCCTGCCCTCTGGGGACAGAGGGGCTGCTGCACGAGGGAGCCCGTGGGAAGCCGGAGGGCAGGTGGCAGGCGGCCCAGCAGAGGTCGTTTTCATTGCTCAGTACAGGAAATGGGGGCCATGGCCTcaggaataaaaaacaaaccaTTTTAAAAGTTCTGTGCTTCCCAGCTTCCTGCCCTGTGACAATAAAGTTCACGTCACTGCTCCATTTAGCCTGGCTGCTGGTGTTCACCCAGGACAAACAACAGGGGACCCAGAGGACAGCAGGGCTCCGGAGGGCTGAACAATCCACACATATGGGCTCATGGAGGCAGCTCGGGGCAGCGGGTAGGTGGGGGCAGTGTGGGGAATGCGggccctgccacctccaccctgAGAGCCCCGTAGGGGGTGCTGCATAACTGGGTGGGTACGTGGTGAGGGGCCTCCTCCTCCGGGGGCTGGGTGCGGGCTAGTGAGGGGCCACCTCCTCCGGGGGCCAGGTGCGGGCTGGTGAGGGGCCTCCTCCCACTGGGGGCTTGGTGCGGGCTGGTGAGGGACCTCCTCCTGCTGGGGGTCCAACTGGTCCTGCCCAGACTTCTCCATCTCGTCCAAGAAGCTCATGATGCTTTGTAGCTTGGCCTCCGAAAGCAGCGTCCCATCCTCTGGGGGTTCGGGGAACGCGCTGAGTTTTCCAAATTTCTCCAAGTTGTCAGCTGTCAGAGAGCTGGCATCATCCTCCTGTGGGACAGGAGCCCAGCATCGGGGGCTGTCAGGGCAGCCTAAAGACTTGGGGTCCCCAAAGGCAGGGGTGGCAGCTGAGGCTGGGCTCTGGGAGGGAGGGTTGCGACCAAAGCAAGGAGGAGCCCGTGGCATCCCCATTTTCCCAACCCCCACAGCCACCGCATGCTCTGTGTAAATGGCGTGGGTGGACAGACTGTGCAGGGCGGGTCGCACACCGTGGTCACCTCGCTGGTCCAGGCGTATCTGCCCCTGTGATGGGCCCTGGGGCAGGGCAGCGGGTCCGGCTCCTTCTCCAGCAGCTGCAGCGTGTGCAGCAGCTCCTCCAGCGGCCCCCTGCTCGGGGCCTTCATCTCCAGGTTGTCTCCAGCTGCATCCTGCACGAGAACGTCCTGCAAAAGAGCAGGGAGACAGATGCAGCAAGGCTGCTGGTGGCTGAAAGCAGCCCCCACATAGGAGGCCAACCGCAGAGCCCCGAAGGTGCCGTGGGAGCTCCCCAGTCCTGACATTTAGCCCCTGGAAGGTGAGGCCAGGGCTCAGACCTTCCCACCCCATCTCTGCAGCTGCTCAAACCCAGAGCAGCTCCAGCCACCGGGGGACTCCTCCCAGTGCCCCACTCCAGGAAAACAGGTGTGCAGCCACCTGGCCCCACCACTAAGCAGCCTGGTAGCCTTGGCTATCAGGTCACTCCTCAGAGCCGGAAGCTCCTCTTTTGTGAATGAGGATGCAgggccccccccccaccccaggacaTCTGCAAAAACCCAACTGGATCCACCCCAGCGAAGGATCCCCAAGGGGCAGCCAGCACCATGCATCAGAGCAAGAAGACCCCTCCTGGGTGGCCTCTCTGAGCATAAGTGGCCCCTAGAGCAGAGGAGGGGCTGGGATAAGCTCAGCTCAGGACACCCCTGGCACAGACATGGCCCTTAAAGCCAAAAACCATGATGGAGGGAAGGACAGCTGTGCTCAGACCTGCATCCTGTCCTCTGGAGGCTGCTGTTGTTCTGGGGatgaggcggaggtgggcaggcaGCGGTCTCCGGGGCCTGCAGCAGGGAGGCCAGCATCTGCACAGCAGAAGACAGCACCATTCCACAGGGAGCATCCCAGGGTGGGCAGTGACTCTGGAGGCACCCCCGGGaaggagccaggcatgggggAGGCGGAGGCGATCCCAGAAGCAGAGGAGCCGCTGGGGAGC
The window above is part of the Symphalangus syndactylus isolate Jambi chromosome 14, NHGRI_mSymSyn1-v2.1_pri, whole genome shotgun sequence genome. Proteins encoded here:
- the CEP131 gene encoding centrosomal protein of 131 kDa isoform X7; amino-acid sequence: MKGTRAISSVLERSPAGVDLSLTGLPPPVSRRPGSAATTKPIVRSVSVVTGSEQKRKALEATGPGGSRAINNLRRSNSTTQVSQPRSGSPRPTEPTDFLMLFEGSPSGKKRPASLSTAPSEKGATWNVLDDQPRGFTLPSNARSSSALDSPVGPRRKECTVALAPNFTANNRDRFSSVTLTGVHDHSSLQPLPPGLKRSSPLSLRSSWDHRSNKGAVGNCVTTMVHNCYTPSERVPPLKSSNQTAPSLNNIIKAATCEGSESSGFRKPPKNVSSATHLAQNNTGGSTGLPRRKEVTEEEAERFIHQVNQAAVTIQRWYRHQVQRRRAGAARLEHLLQAKREEQRQRSGEGTLLDLHQQKEAARRKAREEKARQARRAAIQELQQKRALRAQKASTVERGPPENPRETRVPGTRQPAQELSPMPGGTAHQALKANNADAGLPAAGPGDRCLPTSASSPEQQQPPEDRMQDVLVQDAAGDNLEMKAPSRGPLEELLHTLQLLEKEPDPLPCPRAHHRGRYAWTSEVTTEDDASSLTADNLEKFGKLSAFPEPPEDGTLLSEAKLQSIMSFLDEMEKSGQDQLDPQQEEGWVPAAGLGPLELGSEAQQRDLTVRRVKETEKALSRQLQRQREHYEATIQRHLAFIDQLIEDKKVLSEKCEAVVAELKQEDQRCTERVAQAQVQHELEIKKLKELMSATEKARREKWISEKTKKIKEVTVRGLEPEIQKLIARHKQEVRRLKSLHEAELLQSDERASQRCLRQAEELREQLEREKEALGQQERERARQRFQQHLEQEQWALQQQRQRLYSEVAEERERLGQQAARQRAELEELRQQLEESSSALTRTLKAEFEKGREEQERRHQMELKALKQQLELERQAWEAGCARKERVSPQEAWLLNREQELREEIRKGRDKEIELVVHRLEADMALAKEESEKAAESRIKRLRDKYEAELSELEQSERKLQERCLELKGQLGEAEGENLRLQGLVRQKERALEDAQAVNEQLSSERSNLAQVIRQEFEDRLAASEEETRQAKAELAALQARQQLELEEVHRRYHPQGEDSPREEGGGREQPPDTARGCGEAGRPPGGAAGAAQAAHAEYQVTRDAGNTVEEWKAEDRGWTWARRPVVEMPVAEHLWLHFNSKRGRCFQCLE
- the CEP131 gene encoding centrosomal protein of 131 kDa isoform X8 encodes the protein MKGTRAISSVLERSPAGVDLSLTGLPPPVSRRPGSAATTKPIVRSVSVVTGSEQKRKALEATGPGGSRAINNLRRSNSTTQVSQPRSGSPRPTEPTDFLMLFEGSPSGKKRPASLSTAPSEKGATWNVLDDQPRGFTLPSNARSSSALDSPVGPRRKECTVALAPNFTANNRDRFSSVTLTGVHDHSSLQPLPPGLKRSSPLSLRSSWDHRSNKGAVGNCVTTMVHNCYTPSERVPPLKSSNQTAPSLNNIIKAATCEGSESSGFRKPPKNVSSATHLAQNNTGGSTGLPRRKEVTEEEAERFIHQVNQAAVTIQRWYRHQVQRRRAGAARLEHLLQAKREEQRQRSGEGTLLDLHQQKEAARRKAREEKARQARRAAIQELQQKRALRAQKASTVERGPPENPRETRVPGTRQPAQELSPMPGGTAHQALKANNADAGLPAAGPGDRCLPTSASSPEQQQPPEDRMQDVLVQDAAGDNLEMKAPSRGPLEELLHTLQLLEKEPDPLPCPRAHHRGRYAWTSEVTTEDDASSLTADNLEKFGKLSAFPEPPEDGTLLSEAKLQSIMSFLDEMEKSGQDQLDPQQEEGWVPAAGLGPLELGSEAQQRDLTVRRVKETEKALSRQLQRQREHYEATIQRHLAFIDQLIEDKKVLSEKCEAVVAELKQEDQRCTERVAQAQVQHELEIKKLKELMSATEKARREKWISEKTKKIKEVTVRGLEPEIQKLIARHKQEVRRLKSLHEAELLQSDERASQRCLRQAEELREQLEREKEALGQQERERARQRFQQHLEQEQWALQQQRQRLYSEVAEERERLGQQAARQRAELEELRQQLEESSSALTRTLKAEFEKGREEQERRHQMELKALKQQLELERQAWEAGCARKEEAWLLNREQELREEIRKGRDKEIELVVHRLEADMALAKEESEKAAESRIKRLRDKYEAELSELEQSERKLQERCLELKGQLGEAEGENLRLQGLVRQKERALEDAQAVNEQLSSERSNLAQVIRQEFEDRLAASEEETRQAKAELAALQARQQLELEEVHRRYHPQGEDSPREEGGGREQPPDTARGCGEAGRPPGGAAGAAQAAHAEYQVTRDAGNTVEEWKAEDRGWTWARRPVVEMPVAEHLWLHFNSKRGRCFQCLE
- the CEP131 gene encoding centrosomal protein of 131 kDa isoform X21, translating into MKGTRAISSVLERSPAGVDLSLTGLPPPVSRRPGSAATTKPIVRSVSVVTGSEQKRKALEATGPGGSRAINNLRRSNSTTQVSQPRSGSPRPTEPTDFLMLFEGSPSGKKRPASLSTAPSEKGATWNVLDDQPRGFTLPSNARSSSALDSPVGPRRKECTVALAPNFTANNSNIIKAATCEGSESSGFRKPPKNVSSATHLAQNNTGGSTGLPRRKEVTEEEAERFIHQVNQAAVTIQRWYRHQVQRRRAGAARLEHLLQAKREEQRQRSGEGTLLDLHQQKEAARRKAREEKARQARRAAIQELQQKRALRAQKASTVERGPPENPRETRVPGTRQPAQELSPMPGGTAHQALKANNADAGLPAAGPGDRCLPTSASSPEQQQPPEDRMQDVLVQDAAGDNLEMKAPSRGPLEELLHTLQLLEKEPDPLPCPRAHHRGRYAWTSEVTTEDDASSLTADNLEKFGKLSAFPEPPEDGTLLSEAKLQSIMSFLDEMEKSGQDQLDPQQEEGWVPAAGLGPLELGSEVSTSVMRLKLEVEEKKQAMLLLQRALAQQRDLTVRRVKETEKALSRQLQRQREHYEATIQRHLAFIDQLIEDKKVLSEKCEAVVAELKQEDQRCTERVAQAQVQHELEIKKLKELMSATEKARREKWISEKTKKIKEVTVRGLEPEIQKLIARHKQEVRRLKSLHEAELLQSDERASQRCLRQAEELREQLEREKEALGQQERERARQRFQQHLEQEQWALQQQRQRLYSEVAEERERLGQQAARQRAELEELRQQLEESSSALTRTLKAEFEKGREEQERRHQMELKALKQQLELERQAWEAGCARKERVSPQEAWLLNREQELREEIRKGRDKEIELVVHRLEADMALAKEESEKAAESRIKRLRDKYEAELSELEQSERKLQERCLELKGQLGEAEGENLRLQGLVRQKERALEDAQAVNEQLSSERSNLAQVIRQEFEDRLAASEEETRQAKAELAALQARQQLELEEVHRRYHPQGEDSPREEGGGREQPPDTARGCGEAGRPPGGAAGAAQAAHAEYQVTRDAGNTVEEWKAEDRGWTWARRPVVEMPVAEHLWLHFNSKRGRCFQCLE